A genomic window from Populus alba chromosome 19, ASM523922v2, whole genome shotgun sequence includes:
- the LOC118038521 gene encoding secretory carrier-associated membrane protein 1 isoform X3 translates to MSRYDSNPFEEEVNPFADQGRKGKGSGQSNYGGGAFYMPDLKAKEKELQAKEAELKRRQQELKRKEDAIARAGIVIEDKNWPPFFPIIHHDIGNEIPIHLQKIQYVAFTTFLGLFVCLSWNIVAVTAAWIKGEGPTIWFLAIIYFISGVPGGYVMWYRPLYRAMRTDSALKFGWFLLAYLLHIGFCIFAAVAPPIVFKGKSLAGILPAIDLMGSHALVGIFYFIGFGFFCVESLLSVWVIQQVYMYFRGSGKAAEMKREATTRTMMAAL, encoded by the exons ATGAGTCGGTACGATTCGAACCCGTTCGAAGAAGAAGTCAATCCTTTCGCT GATCAAGGAAGAAAGGGGAAAGGATCAGGGCAGTCAAATTATGGCGGAGGCGCGTTTTATATGCCT GATTTAAAAGCTAAGGAGAAGGAACTCCAAGCGAAAGAGGCTGAATTGAAGAGGAGGCAACAG gAACTAAAACGGAAGGAAGATGCAATAGCACGTG CTGGAATTGTAATAGAGGACAAGAATTGGCCACCATTTTTTCCGATTATCCATCATGACATTGGAAATGAAATACCAATCCACCTACAGAAGATTCAGTATGTTGCATTCACAACATTTTTGG GTTTATTTGTCTGTCTTTCATGGAATATTGTAGCTGTTACGGCAGCCTGGATAAAAGGGGAAG gTCCAACAATTTGGTTTCTTGCTATCATCTACTTCATATCAGGGGTTCCTGGAGGCTATGTTATGTGGTATCGCCCTCTTTATCGTGCAATGAG GACAGATAGTGCTCTGAAGTTTGGATGGTTTCTCTTGGCTTACCTG CTCCACATTGGCTTTTGCATCTTTGCTGCTGTTGCCCCCCCAATTGTTTTCAAGGGGAAATCTCTTGC GGGTATTTTGCCTGCTATTGATCTTATGGGCAGCCATGCTTTAGTTGGG ATATTCTACTTTATTGGATTTGGATTCTTCTGCGTTGAATCACTCCTCAGTGTCTGGGTTATTCAG CAAGTCTACATGTATTTCCGAGGTAGTGGAAAAGCTGCAGAGATGAAGCGGGAGGCCACAACAAGGACCATGATGGCTGCCCTATGA
- the LOC118038470 gene encoding uncharacterized protein, with protein MVCFCFLVDQTRKVRRSKPAAGICSRCGGGASVADMKTCTRFCYVPFYWKSWRAIMCTFCGAVLKSYH; from the coding sequence AtggtttgcttttgttttcttgttgatCAGACCCGGAAGGTGAGAAGAAGCAAGCCGGCGGCCGGAATTTGTTCAAGGTGTGGTGGTGGAGCAAGTGTAGCTGATATGAAAACTTGTACAAGATTTTGCTATGTGCCATTTTACTGGAAATCTTGGAGAGCTATCATGTGTACTTTCTGTGGAGCTGTACTCAAATCTTACCActga
- the LOC118038520 gene encoding uncharacterized protein, with the protein MVCFCFLVDQTRKVRRSKPAAGICSRCGGGASVADMKTCTRFCYVPFYWKSWRAIMCTFCGAVLKSYH; encoded by the coding sequence AtggtttgcttttgttttctcgTTGATCAGACCCGGAAGGTGAGAAGAAGCAAGCCGGCAGCCGGAATTTGTTCAAGGTGTGGTGGTGGAGCAAGTGTAGCTGATATGAAAACTTGTACAAGATTTTGCTATGTGCCATTTTACTGGAAATCTTGGAGAGCTATCATGTGTACTTTCTGTGGAGCTGTACTCAAATCTTACcattga
- the LOC118038521 gene encoding secretory carrier-associated membrane protein 1 isoform X1, which yields MSRYDSNPFEEEVNPFADQGRKGKGSGQSNYGGGAFYMPNPGSVPPATSRLSPLPHEPYDRGATIDIPLDSGKDLKAKEKELQAKEAELKRRQQELKRKEDAIARAGIVIEDKNWPPFFPIIHHDIGNEIPIHLQKIQYVAFTTFLGLFVCLSWNIVAVTAAWIKGEGPTIWFLAIIYFISGVPGGYVMWYRPLYRAMRTDSALKFGWFLLAYLLHIGFCIFAAVAPPIVFKGKSLAGILPAIDLMGSHALVGIFYFIGFGFFCVESLLSVWVIQQVYMYFRGSGKAAEMKREATTRTMMAAL from the exons ATGAGTCGGTACGATTCGAACCCGTTCGAAGAAGAAGTCAATCCTTTCGCT GATCAAGGAAGAAAGGGGAAAGGATCAGGGCAGTCAAATTATGGCGGAGGCGCGTTTTATATGCCT AATCCCGGAAGTGTCCCCCCTGCAACTTCAAGGCTTTCACCCCTTCCTCATGAACCTTATGATCGTGGTGCAACCATAGATATTCCCCTTGATTCTGGAAAA GATTTAAAAGCTAAGGAGAAGGAACTCCAAGCGAAAGAGGCTGAATTGAAGAGGAGGCAACAG gAACTAAAACGGAAGGAAGATGCAATAGCACGTG CTGGAATTGTAATAGAGGACAAGAATTGGCCACCATTTTTTCCGATTATCCATCATGACATTGGAAATGAAATACCAATCCACCTACAGAAGATTCAGTATGTTGCATTCACAACATTTTTGG GTTTATTTGTCTGTCTTTCATGGAATATTGTAGCTGTTACGGCAGCCTGGATAAAAGGGGAAG gTCCAACAATTTGGTTTCTTGCTATCATCTACTTCATATCAGGGGTTCCTGGAGGCTATGTTATGTGGTATCGCCCTCTTTATCGTGCAATGAG GACAGATAGTGCTCTGAAGTTTGGATGGTTTCTCTTGGCTTACCTG CTCCACATTGGCTTTTGCATCTTTGCTGCTGTTGCCCCCCCAATTGTTTTCAAGGGGAAATCTCTTGC GGGTATTTTGCCTGCTATTGATCTTATGGGCAGCCATGCTTTAGTTGGG ATATTCTACTTTATTGGATTTGGATTCTTCTGCGTTGAATCACTCCTCAGTGTCTGGGTTATTCAG CAAGTCTACATGTATTTCCGAGGTAGTGGAAAAGCTGCAGAGATGAAGCGGGAGGCCACAACAAGGACCATGATGGCTGCCCTATGA
- the LOC118038521 gene encoding secretory carrier-associated membrane protein 1 isoform X4, translating to MSRYDSNPFEEEVNPFADLKAKEKELQAKEAELKRRQQELKRKEDAIARAGIVIEDKNWPPFFPIIHHDIGNEIPIHLQKIQYVAFTTFLGLFVCLSWNIVAVTAAWIKGEGPTIWFLAIIYFISGVPGGYVMWYRPLYRAMRTDSALKFGWFLLAYLLHIGFCIFAAVAPPIVFKGKSLAGILPAIDLMGSHALVGIFYFIGFGFFCVESLLSVWVIQQVYMYFRGSGKAAEMKREATTRTMMAAL from the exons ATGAGTCGGTACGATTCGAACCCGTTCGAAGAAGAAGTCAATCCTTTCGCT GATTTAAAAGCTAAGGAGAAGGAACTCCAAGCGAAAGAGGCTGAATTGAAGAGGAGGCAACAG gAACTAAAACGGAAGGAAGATGCAATAGCACGTG CTGGAATTGTAATAGAGGACAAGAATTGGCCACCATTTTTTCCGATTATCCATCATGACATTGGAAATGAAATACCAATCCACCTACAGAAGATTCAGTATGTTGCATTCACAACATTTTTGG GTTTATTTGTCTGTCTTTCATGGAATATTGTAGCTGTTACGGCAGCCTGGATAAAAGGGGAAG gTCCAACAATTTGGTTTCTTGCTATCATCTACTTCATATCAGGGGTTCCTGGAGGCTATGTTATGTGGTATCGCCCTCTTTATCGTGCAATGAG GACAGATAGTGCTCTGAAGTTTGGATGGTTTCTCTTGGCTTACCTG CTCCACATTGGCTTTTGCATCTTTGCTGCTGTTGCCCCCCCAATTGTTTTCAAGGGGAAATCTCTTGC GGGTATTTTGCCTGCTATTGATCTTATGGGCAGCCATGCTTTAGTTGGG ATATTCTACTTTATTGGATTTGGATTCTTCTGCGTTGAATCACTCCTCAGTGTCTGGGTTATTCAG CAAGTCTACATGTATTTCCGAGGTAGTGGAAAAGCTGCAGAGATGAAGCGGGAGGCCACAACAAGGACCATGATGGCTGCCCTATGA
- the LOC118038521 gene encoding secretory carrier-associated membrane protein 1 isoform X2, whose amino-acid sequence MSRYDSNPFEEEVNPFANPGSVPPATSRLSPLPHEPYDRGATIDIPLDSGKDLKAKEKELQAKEAELKRRQQELKRKEDAIARAGIVIEDKNWPPFFPIIHHDIGNEIPIHLQKIQYVAFTTFLGLFVCLSWNIVAVTAAWIKGEGPTIWFLAIIYFISGVPGGYVMWYRPLYRAMRTDSALKFGWFLLAYLLHIGFCIFAAVAPPIVFKGKSLAGILPAIDLMGSHALVGIFYFIGFGFFCVESLLSVWVIQQVYMYFRGSGKAAEMKREATTRTMMAAL is encoded by the exons ATGAGTCGGTACGATTCGAACCCGTTCGAAGAAGAAGTCAATCCTTTCGCT AATCCCGGAAGTGTCCCCCCTGCAACTTCAAGGCTTTCACCCCTTCCTCATGAACCTTATGATCGTGGTGCAACCATAGATATTCCCCTTGATTCTGGAAAA GATTTAAAAGCTAAGGAGAAGGAACTCCAAGCGAAAGAGGCTGAATTGAAGAGGAGGCAACAG gAACTAAAACGGAAGGAAGATGCAATAGCACGTG CTGGAATTGTAATAGAGGACAAGAATTGGCCACCATTTTTTCCGATTATCCATCATGACATTGGAAATGAAATACCAATCCACCTACAGAAGATTCAGTATGTTGCATTCACAACATTTTTGG GTTTATTTGTCTGTCTTTCATGGAATATTGTAGCTGTTACGGCAGCCTGGATAAAAGGGGAAG gTCCAACAATTTGGTTTCTTGCTATCATCTACTTCATATCAGGGGTTCCTGGAGGCTATGTTATGTGGTATCGCCCTCTTTATCGTGCAATGAG GACAGATAGTGCTCTGAAGTTTGGATGGTTTCTCTTGGCTTACCTG CTCCACATTGGCTTTTGCATCTTTGCTGCTGTTGCCCCCCCAATTGTTTTCAAGGGGAAATCTCTTGC GGGTATTTTGCCTGCTATTGATCTTATGGGCAGCCATGCTTTAGTTGGG ATATTCTACTTTATTGGATTTGGATTCTTCTGCGTTGAATCACTCCTCAGTGTCTGGGTTATTCAG CAAGTCTACATGTATTTCCGAGGTAGTGGAAAAGCTGCAGAGATGAAGCGGGAGGCCACAACAAGGACCATGATGGCTGCCCTATGA